A single Sphingobacteriales bacterium DNA region contains:
- a CDS encoding SAM-dependent chlorinase/fluorinase — translation MIVVTLTTDLGLKDPYVASVKGFLLSKISQVNIVDISHLISPFSIPEASYILRNCYHDFPEKSIHLISVNNSQSVKERFIAVKYNNHYFLGPDNGVISLITDRQADEVCEIPVEQSSQLLFPLKNLIAPAAVRLSAKFNMSAVGIKTGEFQMISSLNATVDQNMIKGMVIYIDNFGNAVTNISKKIFERFDLSKKIKIEFSGSDEINVISEKYSDVHAGDALCLFNSAGLLEIAINQGNASRLLGLQLKSSILIEFYD, via the coding sequence ATGATTGTTGTTACACTGACCACCGACCTTGGACTGAAAGACCCCTATGTGGCATCAGTAAAAGGTTTTTTATTGTCGAAGATCAGTCAGGTAAACATAGTCGATATTTCACATCTGATAAGCCCGTTCAGTATTCCGGAAGCTTCCTATATTCTGAGAAACTGTTACCACGACTTTCCTGAAAAAAGCATTCACCTGATCAGTGTAAATAATAGTCAATCAGTAAAAGAACGATTTATTGCAGTTAAATACAACAATCATTATTTCTTAGGTCCCGACAACGGAGTCATTTCCCTGATTACCGACAGGCAGGCAGACGAAGTTTGTGAAATACCTGTTGAACAATCATCACAACTGTTGTTTCCCTTGAAAAACCTTATAGCTCCTGCGGCTGTCAGGCTTTCTGCAAAATTCAATATGTCTGCTGTTGGGATTAAAACCGGTGAATTTCAAATGATCTCTTCCCTGAATGCAACGGTTGATCAGAATATGATAAAGGGAATGGTGATTTACATTGATAATTTTGGAAATGCAGTAACAAACATCAGCAAAAAAATATTTGAACGGTTCGATCTGTCAAAAAAAATCAAAATTGAATTCAGTGGGAGTGATGAGATTAATGTTATTTCAGAAAAATACTCAGATGTTCATGCAGGGGATGCCCTTTGCCTGTTTAATTCAGCAGGATTACTTGAAATAGCCATAAATCAGGGAAATGCTTCACGTCTGCTGGGTCTGCAGTTAAAAAGCAGCATTCTAATAGAATTTTATGATTAA
- a CDS encoding cysteine--tRNA ligase: MTSSLYIHNSYSGKKEEFIPVNPPMVGMYVCGPTVYGDPHLGHARAAINFDILFRYLKHLGYKVRYVRNITDVGHLENDADAGEDKIAKKARLEQLEPMEVAQYYTNRYHNAINQLNCLPPSIEPHASGHIPEQIELVEKILHNGFAYQTAENIYFDLEKYSKVYPYGKLSGKVIEDLISQSRELKGQDDKKNQIDFALWKKATPQHIMKWRSPWNEGYPGWHLECSAMGAKYLGIPFDIHGGGLDLMFPHHESEIAQSMAAFGQLPCKYWIHNNLITINGQKMAKSLGNFITLEELFTGNHRLLDQAYQPMVIRFFILQAHYRSTIDFSNDALKAAEKGLARLTQAQRQIEKLMAGNQSSFNVDKWISDCYEVMNDDLNTAKLIAELFEASRHINLMADNKEFLTGEDLEKFRKYFNIFLTEILGLSYHESQTGSTDELIKIIIELRKNAREKKDFATSDFIRDKLKEIGIQLKDGKEGTSWENLM; this comes from the coding sequence ATGACATCGTCACTATACATCCATAACTCATACAGTGGGAAAAAAGAAGAATTTATACCTGTCAATCCTCCAATGGTCGGAATGTATGTATGCGGGCCGACCGTTTATGGCGATCCACACCTCGGACATGCACGTGCAGCCATTAATTTTGATATTTTATTTCGCTATCTGAAACATCTTGGCTACAAGGTCAGATATGTCCGCAATATCACCGATGTAGGCCATCTTGAAAATGATGCAGATGCCGGGGAAGACAAAATTGCGAAAAAAGCCCGCCTCGAACAACTTGAACCTATGGAGGTTGCACAATATTACACCAATCGTTATCATAATGCAATCAATCAATTAAATTGCCTTCCACCTTCTATTGAGCCACATGCATCAGGGCATATTCCTGAGCAGATTGAACTGGTTGAAAAAATCCTCCACAATGGTTTTGCCTATCAGACAGCAGAAAACATTTATTTCGACCTGGAAAAATATTCTAAAGTGTATCCTTACGGAAAGCTATCGGGAAAGGTTATCGAAGACCTCATCAGCCAGAGCAGGGAATTAAAGGGGCAGGATGATAAAAAAAATCAGATTGACTTTGCCTTGTGGAAAAAAGCCACCCCACAGCATATCATGAAATGGCGATCACCATGGAATGAAGGTTATCCCGGCTGGCATCTCGAATGCTCGGCCATGGGAGCTAAATATCTTGGAATTCCTTTCGATATACACGGAGGCGGTCTCGACCTTATGTTTCCCCACCATGAATCTGAAATTGCCCAAAGTATGGCCGCTTTTGGTCAGCTGCCCTGTAAATACTGGATTCACAACAACCTGATTACCATCAATGGACAAAAAATGGCTAAATCACTGGGTAATTTTATCACACTCGAAGAGCTTTTTACCGGAAATCACAGGCTTTTGGATCAGGCTTACCAGCCCATGGTCATCAGGTTTTTTATCCTTCAGGCTCATTACCGAAGTACGATTGATTTTTCAAATGATGCTTTAAAAGCAGCCGAAAAGGGTTTGGCAAGACTGACACAGGCACAGCGTCAGATTGAAAAACTTATGGCCGGAAATCAATCCTCATTCAATGTAGATAAATGGATATCAGACTGTTATGAAGTAATGAATGACGACCTGAACACGGCTAAACTGATAGCAGAGCTTTTTGAAGCTTCGAGGCATATCAACCTGATGGCAGACAATAAAGAATTCCTCACCGGGGAGGATCTTGAGAAATTCAGAAAGTACTTCAATATATTTCTGACTGAAATACTGGGTCTAAGCTATCACGAGAGTCAGACCGGTTCAACTGATGAACTGATCAAAATTATTATTGAGTTAAGAAAAAACGCAAGGGAGAAGAAGGATTTTGCGACATCCGACTTTATACGCGACAAGCTGAAAGAAATCGGTATTCAACTTAAAGACGGAAAAGAAGGAACAAGCTGGGAAAATTTAATGTAA
- a CDS encoding carbon starvation protein A yields MNAMILVIAALAFFTLAYRFYFAFISAKVLTLNDLNQVPSQKLYDGQNYYPMNKWILFGHHFAAIAGAGPLVGPVLAAQFGYFPGFLWMLLGAVFAGAVHDIVILTASVRHDGKSLAEIARREINKVSGATASIATLIIVIVAMAGLGLVVVNALAESSWGTFTIAATIPIALFMGIYIFKIRKGKAVDGTIIGVTLLSLAVIYGRYIPESGIAHLFTFNHKTLTILLCAYGFLASVLPVWLLLSPRDYLSSFMKLGVVAMLALGVIIVMPHIQMPAVTKFIHGGGPIIPGTLFPYLFITIACGAISGFHALVSSGTTPKMVMKEKQIRMIAAGSMLSEGLVSILALIAATSLLPMDYFQINVSPEKFARILPELQAMGFTETNLSELSAEVGESIAGRTGGAVSLAVGMAQIFSALPGLKHLMSYWYHFAIMFEALFILTTIDAGTRIARFILQEELGKFIPKFGQTNWLPGNLIASFLVVFAWGYFIYSGSVTTIWPMFGSANQLLATIALAVGTSYIINTGKGRFAWVTIVPLLFVGITTITACIKNIYGIYWPQLADTQTFVPGFINIVLTLIILFCAFFIFINAGPKWLKSLKQGQAVNV; encoded by the coding sequence ATGAATGCAATGATTTTAGTAATCGCAGCACTTGCATTTTTCACGCTGGCTTATCGGTTTTATTTTGCCTTTATTTCGGCAAAAGTATTGACACTCAATGACCTCAATCAGGTTCCATCTCAAAAATTGTACGATGGTCAGAATTATTATCCGATGAACAAATGGATATTGTTCGGGCATCATTTTGCAGCCATTGCCGGAGCAGGACCTTTGGTAGGACCTGTTTTAGCGGCTCAATTCGGCTATTTCCCGGGTTTTTTATGGATGTTGCTGGGGGCTGTGTTTGCCGGTGCTGTTCACGACATCGTCATACTGACTGCTTCTGTCCGTCATGATGGAAAATCATTGGCAGAAATAGCCCGTAGAGAAATAAATAAAGTCAGTGGGGCAACTGCTTCCATCGCTACACTTATCATTGTAATTGTCGCCATGGCAGGACTTGGCCTGGTGGTAGTCAATGCATTGGCTGAAAGCAGTTGGGGAACATTTACCATTGCAGCTACCATCCCCATTGCTCTGTTTATGGGCATTTACATTTTTAAAATTCGCAAGGGTAAAGCAGTTGACGGAACAATTATCGGAGTAACTTTATTAAGCCTTGCCGTCATTTATGGCCGTTATATTCCGGAATCAGGGATTGCACACCTGTTCACCTTTAATCATAAAACCCTGACCATTCTGCTATGTGCCTATGGTTTTCTGGCCTCTGTATTACCTGTATGGCTTCTGCTTTCCCCACGCGATTACCTGAGCTCCTTTATGAAACTTGGGGTGGTAGCCATGCTTGCCCTGGGTGTCATTATCGTAATGCCTCATATCCAGATGCCAGCGGTTACTAAATTTATTCACGGAGGTGGCCCCATTATTCCCGGGACACTATTCCCCTATCTCTTTATTACCATTGCCTGTGGGGCTATTTCAGGTTTTCATGCATTGGTCAGCTCAGGAACAACTCCCAAAATGGTCATGAAAGAAAAACAAATCAGGATGATTGCAGCCGGCTCGATGCTGAGTGAAGGACTGGTCAGCATTCTGGCATTGATAGCCGCCACCAGCCTGCTCCCGATGGACTATTTTCAGATCAACGTTTCACCTGAAAAATTTGCCAGAATATTGCCTGAGTTACAGGCAATGGGATTTACTGAAACCAATCTTTCCGAGCTTTCAGCCGAAGTAGGTGAAAGCATTGCAGGACGTACAGGAGGAGCCGTTTCGCTGGCTGTTGGCATGGCTCAGATTTTTTCCGCCCTTCCAGGGCTTAAACATCTGATGAGCTACTGGTATCATTTTGCCATCATGTTTGAAGCTTTGTTTATCCTGACTACCATTGATGCCGGCACGAGAATAGCCCGTTTCATCCTACAGGAAGAGCTTGGTAAGTTCATTCCAAAATTCGGACAAACCAACTGGCTACCGGGTAATTTAATTGCCAGCTTTCTGGTGGTCTTCGCATGGGGTTACTTCATTTATTCAGGCAGTGTAACCACCATCTGGCCAATGTTTGGCTCTGCAAATCAACTACTTGCAACCATTGCACTTGCTGTAGGGACCAGCTATATCATCAATACGGGAAAAGGCAGATTTGCATGGGTTACGATAGTTCCTCTGCTTTTTGTTGGCATTACCACCATTACAGCCTGCATTAAAAACATTTACGGTATTTACTGGCCTCAACTTGCTGATACACAAACTTTTGTGCCGGGATTTATCAATATTGTCCTGACATTGATTATCCTCTTCTGTGCATTTTTTATCTTTATCAATGCTGGGCCTAAATGGCTTAAAAGTCTGAAACAGGGTCAAGCTGTCAATGTTTGA
- the murB gene encoding UDP-N-acetylmuramate dehydrogenase translates to MNFLENISLKPFNTFGVEAKARYFAEINSEQNILQLIDNQLFKSLNKLILGEGSDILFTKDFEGLVLKDAIKGIGLMHEDENNVWIKAGSGENWHSFVEYCVNQNWGGIENLALIPGTVGASPIQNIGAYGAEVKNSIHSLEIIDLLTGKKRLMMNDECRFGYRWSIFKEKEWRNRYYIVSVSFMLDKNPKLNTEYQDIKDELCTENPTIQDVFNAVVSIRRRKLPDPQVLGNAGSFFKNPVVSYEKYEKLLQKYPDLKGFETRYAIKLAAAQLIEKCGWKGVVENNTGVYHNQALVIVNYGGASGSDILRFAQKIQESVYQTFGIELIPEVNIY, encoded by the coding sequence ATGAATTTTTTAGAAAATATATCACTTAAGCCCTTTAATACTTTTGGCGTAGAGGCAAAAGCACGTTATTTTGCAGAAATAAATTCCGAGCAGAACATTCTACAATTAATAGATAATCAGCTTTTTAAATCACTCAACAAATTAATTCTCGGAGAAGGCAGTGATATTTTATTCACCAAAGATTTTGAAGGACTTGTTTTGAAAGATGCCATTAAAGGTATCGGACTTATGCACGAAGATGAAAATAATGTCTGGATAAAAGCCGGCTCAGGAGAAAACTGGCATTCTTTTGTTGAATATTGTGTGAATCAAAACTGGGGAGGAATTGAAAATCTGGCACTAATACCCGGAACTGTTGGTGCTTCACCCATTCAAAATATCGGAGCTTATGGGGCAGAAGTAAAAAACAGTATCCATTCTCTTGAAATAATAGACCTTTTAACCGGGAAAAAACGCCTGATGATGAATGATGAATGCAGGTTTGGCTACCGGTGGAGCATCTTTAAGGAAAAAGAATGGAGAAACAGATACTACATCGTTTCCGTAAGCTTCATGCTGGACAAAAATCCAAAATTAAACACTGAATATCAGGATATTAAGGACGAGTTGTGTACAGAAAACCCGACTATACAGGACGTTTTTAATGCGGTTGTCAGCATACGCAGAAGAAAATTACCCGATCCTCAGGTTTTGGGAAATGCAGGCAGTTTTTTTAAAAATCCGGTAGTTTCGTATGAAAAATATGAAAAGCTGCTTCAGAAATATCCCGATTTAAAAGGATTTGAAACCCGCTATGCCATAAAACTGGCAGCCGCCCAGTTAATTGAAAAATGTGGATGGAAGGGCGTTGTGGAAAACAATACAGGAGTATATCATAATCAGGCACTTGTAATTGTTAATTATGGCGGGGCAAGCGGCTCCGATATTCTCCGTTTTGCCCAAAAAATTCAGGAAAGCGTTTATCAGACATTTGGCATTGAACTCATTCCGGAAGTGAATATTTATTAG